From Chryseobacterium joostei, the proteins below share one genomic window:
- a CDS encoding adenylate kinase: MINIVLFGPPGSGKGTQAQNLIEKFNLKQVSTGDLFRYNMKNDTELGKLAKSYIDKGELVPDQVTTDMLIDEIKKPTDTNGFIFDGYPRTTAQTEALEKIVKEELNDEIDICLSLIVEDKILVERLLKRGETSGRSDDSNVEIIENRIKEYYAKTAEVAELYKQQGKYVEVNGVGEIDEISQKLFAEVEKIK; this comes from the coding sequence ATGATAAACATTGTTCTGTTCGGCCCTCCAGGAAGTGGAAAAGGAACACAAGCTCAGAATCTAATCGAAAAATTCAACTTAAAGCAGGTTTCAACAGGTGACCTTTTCAGATATAACATGAAAAATGATACTGAACTTGGAAAACTGGCTAAGTCTTACATCGATAAGGGAGAATTGGTTCCGGATCAGGTAACAACAGATATGCTGATTGATGAGATTAAAAAACCTACTGATACCAATGGTTTTATCTTTGATGGTTACCCAAGAACAACTGCTCAGACAGAAGCCTTGGAGAAAATCGTTAAGGAAGAACTGAATGATGAGATTGATATCTGTCTTTCATTGATAGTAGAAGATAAAATTTTGGTTGAAAGACTTCTTAAAAGAGGAGAAACCAGCGGTAGATCTGACGACAGCAATGTAGAGATCATCGAAAACAGAATTAAAGAATATTATGCTAAAACAGCAGAAGTAGCCGAACTTTATAAGCAGCAAGGAAAGTATGTAGAAGTAAACGGCGTAGGTGAAATTGATGAAATTTCCCAAAAACTTTTCGCTGAGGTAGAGAAAATTAAATAA
- a CDS encoding phosphoribosyltransferase, whose amino-acid sequence MESIKVHDKNFVPYLKESEIQEIVKETALRIYEDYKDEVPVFIGVLNGVVMFFSDLLKYYPGECEIAFIQMSSYVGTESTGIVYQKMELTKDVRDRHIILVEDIVDTGNTVESLFKYFKETQRPKSVKLASFLLKPEIYKKDFKLDYIGKEIPNKFVLGYGLDYDELGRNLPNLYQLEDGQINH is encoded by the coding sequence ATGGAAAGCATTAAAGTTCACGACAAAAATTTCGTTCCTTATTTAAAGGAGTCCGAAATTCAGGAAATTGTAAAAGAGACAGCGTTAAGAATTTATGAAGATTACAAGGATGAAGTTCCTGTTTTCATTGGTGTATTGAATGGAGTGGTCATGTTCTTCTCAGATCTTTTAAAGTATTATCCAGGTGAATGCGAAATTGCCTTCATTCAGATGAGTTCTTATGTTGGGACTGAATCCACAGGGATTGTTTACCAAAAAATGGAGCTTACTAAGGATGTAAGAGACCGTCACATTATTCTTGTAGAAGACATCGTAGATACAGGAAATACGGTTGAAAGTCTTTTCAAATACTTTAAGGAAACTCAGCGTCCTAAATCTGTAAAACTGGCAAGTTTCTTATTGAAACCGGAGATTTATAAGAAAGATTTCAAGTTGGATTATATTGGAAAGGAAATTCCAAATAAATTTGTACTTGGTTATGGATTAGATTATGATGAATTGGGAAGAAACCTACCTAATTTATACCAATTAGAAGACGGACAAATCAACCATTAA